A stretch of Paraburkholderia phenazinium DNA encodes these proteins:
- a CDS encoding aromatic ring-hydroxylating oxygenase subunit alpha gives MHGVPSLDSSTIDAPVDAIADASDEVSSAAFVEARPDAPVRDLRRVPIHPDYWYPLAWSHEVKRGKAHGVTFAGEPIVLVRTESGVTFALEDRCAHRQVPLHGGVVDGENIRCCYHGWTYDCTGRCVDIPYLGRERLPNGVRSYPCREEQGLIFVFPGNPALAEERPLPPLASLGDKAYKTRRFGREVKCHYSFMHENLMDMNHQFLHRKQMGQMRARSLGRRRGEGWVEVDYTFARMAGEQPIGEALVFGQSRKGTQGADKDVMTIRTEYPYQTLQIRTSDSTLVMNLWIVYVPVDSEQRVNRTFGLLSIRKPGIPVLLDMAWPLLVWFTERIFKEDRWIVEREQEAHDRQGADWNHEVFPVINELRALLRECGAPPAAGHFKGVRIGPAEATT, from the coding sequence ATGCATGGAGTTCCTTCGCTGGATAGCAGCACTATCGATGCGCCTGTCGACGCTATTGCCGATGCATCTGACGAAGTATCTTCCGCGGCATTCGTCGAAGCGCGCCCTGACGCGCCTGTTCGCGATTTGCGTCGCGTTCCGATCCACCCCGATTACTGGTATCCGCTTGCCTGGTCGCATGAGGTCAAGCGGGGCAAGGCGCACGGCGTAACCTTCGCAGGCGAGCCGATCGTACTCGTGCGTACCGAGTCGGGCGTCACGTTTGCGCTGGAAGACCGCTGCGCGCATCGCCAGGTGCCGCTGCACGGCGGCGTGGTGGACGGCGAAAACATCCGCTGCTGTTATCACGGCTGGACCTACGATTGCACGGGCCGTTGTGTCGATATTCCCTATCTCGGCCGTGAGCGGCTGCCCAACGGCGTGCGCTCGTACCCGTGCCGCGAGGAACAAGGGTTGATCTTCGTGTTCCCGGGCAATCCAGCGCTGGCTGAGGAGCGCCCGTTGCCGCCGCTCGCCTCGCTCGGCGACAAGGCGTACAAGACGCGCCGCTTTGGCCGCGAAGTAAAGTGCCACTATTCGTTCATGCACGAAAACCTGATGGACATGAACCATCAGTTCCTGCATCGCAAACAGATGGGGCAGATGCGGGCGCGGTCGCTGGGACGGCGTCGCGGCGAGGGCTGGGTCGAGGTGGACTACACGTTCGCGCGGATGGCCGGCGAGCAGCCGATCGGCGAAGCGCTGGTCTTCGGCCAGAGCCGTAAAGGCACGCAAGGCGCGGACAAGGACGTGATGACCATCCGCACCGAATATCCGTACCAGACGCTGCAGATCCGCACGTCGGATTCGACGCTCGTGATGAACCTGTGGATCGTGTATGTGCCGGTCGATAGCGAGCAGCGCGTCAACCGCACCTTCGGCCTGCTGTCCATCCGCAAGCCGGGCATTCCGGTCCTGCTCGATATGGCGTGGCCACTGCTAGTGTGGTTCACCGAGCGGATTTTCAAGGAAGACCGCTGGATCGTTGAGCGTGAACAGGAAGCGCACGATCGCCAAGGGGCGGACTGGAACCACGAGGTGTTTCCGGTCATCAACGAACTGCGCGCACTGTTGCGCGAGTGCGGCGCGCCGCCGGCTGCGGGCCATTTCAAAGGTGTGCGTATTGGGCCGGCCGAAGCAACGACCTAA